In bacterium, a single window of DNA contains:
- the tyrS gene encoding Tyrosine--tRNA ligase, whose protein sequence is MTAPVPPADATQALPPDLQGMPPEEQAGYAALPEKMKGQLLKEIDRQIFLMQLNEATINPVAELRPKLRRALLLNQPLRVKLGIDPSRPDLHLGHTVVLNKLRDLQELGHQAVLIIGDFTASIGDPSGRSAERPALDLAETKAHAQTYFEQAGLVIDMQRAEVRYNSEWLEHLDLTRVLQLARVTTVARMLERDDFSKRFSGEKPISIAEFLYPLAQGYDSVMVEADIELGGTDQTFNLLLGREVQRAWGQEPQITITSPLLPGLDGSEKMSKSNDNYVALLDSPFEKFSKVMSIPDSAMLTWYRLLTKLLPEQFEELVEDLASGAKHPKEAKQDIARMVVTRYHSLGTAADMQDRWEAQFSRKEIPTDVPLFNPPADIMKDAAHAKLVDLLEAAGLTPSKSEGRRLIKQKGVKVDGIAIENTEEVLVLDRERLLQIGSRKFLRVQATVKEGEGGGDATPLF, encoded by the coding sequence ATGACCGCTCCGGTCCCACCTGCTGACGCGACCCAAGCCCTCCCGCCCGACCTCCAGGGGATGCCTCCGGAGGAGCAGGCAGGCTATGCCGCGCTGCCAGAGAAGATGAAAGGGCAGCTGCTGAAGGAAATCGACCGCCAGATTTTCCTGATGCAACTCAACGAGGCCACGATTAATCCGGTAGCGGAGCTGCGGCCCAAGCTCCGGCGCGCTCTGCTGCTGAATCAGCCCCTCCGGGTGAAACTCGGCATCGACCCCTCCCGCCCCGACCTCCACCTGGGGCATACAGTCGTACTGAACAAGCTCCGGGACCTCCAGGAGCTCGGTCATCAGGCGGTCCTTATCATCGGCGACTTCACGGCCTCCATCGGCGACCCCTCCGGACGCTCCGCCGAACGCCCAGCCCTGGACCTCGCGGAAACCAAAGCCCATGCCCAGACCTACTTTGAGCAGGCGGGGCTGGTCATCGACATGCAGCGGGCGGAGGTCCGCTACAACTCCGAATGGCTGGAGCATCTCGACCTGACCCGGGTGTTGCAGCTGGCCCGGGTGACGACAGTCGCCCGGATGCTGGAGCGCGACGATTTCTCGAAGCGCTTCAGCGGCGAAAAGCCGATTTCCATCGCGGAGTTCCTCTATCCCCTGGCGCAGGGCTACGACTCCGTGATGGTGGAAGCGGATATCGAACTGGGCGGCACCGACCAGACCTTCAATCTGCTCCTGGGGCGCGAAGTGCAGCGGGCCTGGGGACAGGAGCCGCAGATCACCATCACGTCCCCACTCCTGCCGGGTCTCGATGGCAGCGAAAAGATGAGCAAGTCCAACGACAACTATGTCGCGCTGCTGGACTCCCCCTTCGAGAAGTTCTCCAAGGTCATGAGTATTCCGGATTCCGCCATGCTCACCTGGTACCGGCTCCTGACCAAGCTGCTCCCGGAGCAGTTCGAAGAACTGGTCGAAGACCTCGCCAGTGGGGCCAAACATCCCAAAGAGGCAAAGCAGGACATCGCCCGGATGGTGGTCACCCGGTATCACTCCCTGGGGACCGCGGCGGACATGCAGGATCGGTGGGAGGCGCAGTTCTCCCGCAAAGAGATCCCCACCGACGTCCCCCTCTTTAATCCCCCTGCGGACATCATGAAAGACGCTGCTCATGCCAAGCTGGTGGATCTGCTGGAGGCAGCGGGCCTGACCCCCAGCAAGAGCGAGGGACGTCGCCTGATCAAGCAAAAGGGCGTCAAAGTGGATGGCATCGCCATCGAGAACACCGAAGAGGTGCTGGTCCTGGACCGCGAGCGACTCTTGCAGATCGGGAGTCGCAAGTTCCTGCGGGTCCAGGCGACCGTGAAAGAAGGCGAAGGGGGCGGCGACGCCACCCCCCTCTTCTGA